TGAGCGGATCGATTTCGGTGACAATGACGCGCGCACCCAGACCGCGCGCACGGTTGGCGATGCCACGGCTGCACCAGCCATAGCCGCCGACGACCACCACGCGCCCGGCCAGCAGGACGTTGGTCGCGCGGATGATGCCGTCGATGGTACTCTGGCCCGTGCCGTAGCGGTTGTCGAACAGGTGCTTGGTCATGCTGTCGTTGACCGCGATCACCGGGAACTTCAGCGCGCCGTCCTTCGCCATCGCGCGCAGGCGGATGACACCGGTCGTCGTCTCTTCCGTGCCGCCGACGACATTTTCCAGCAGCTCGGTGCGGTTCTTGTGCAGCTCGCTGACGAGGTCCGCCCCGTCATCCATCGTGACCTGCGGCTTGTGATCGAGCGCGGCCTTGATGTGATCGTAATAGGTGTCGTTGTCTTCGCCCTTGATGCCGTACACCGGGATCTCGAAGTGCGACACCAGCGACGCGGCGACGTCGTCCTGCGTGCTGAGCGGGTTGGACGCGGTCAGGACCACGTCGGCGCCGCCCGCCTGCAGGGTGCGCATCAGGTTCGCCGTCTCGGTGGTGATGTGCAGGCACGCGGACATGCGCACGCCTTCCAGCGGGCGTTCCTTTTCGAAGCGCTCGCGGATCTGGCGCAGTACCGGCATATCGCGCTCGGCCCACTCGATACGATAGCGGCCACCGGGGGC
This sequence is a window from Aggregatilinea lenta. Protein-coding genes within it:
- the ahcY gene encoding adenosylhomocysteinase, which encodes MTVEHDVRDLSQAPGGRYRIEWAERDMPVLRQIRERFEKERPLEGVRMSACLHITTETANLMRTLQAGGADVVLTASNPLSTQDDVAASLVSHFEIPVYGIKGEDNDTYYDHIKAALDHKPQVTMDDGADLVSELHKNRTELLENVVGGTEETTTGVIRLRAMAKDGALKFPVIAVNDSMTKHLFDNRYGTGQSTIDGIIRATNVLLAGRVVVVGGYGWCSRGIANRARGLGARVIVTEIDPLKALEAVMDGFQVLPMMEAAPIGDVFVSATGDIHVFDRHHFEVMKDGAIVCNSGHFNVEINIPALQELSGQEPRRVRPFVEQYRMPDGRAINLLGEGRLINLAAAEGHPASVMDMSFANQALGAEYMLANGDNLQAQVYTIPEDVDHEIARLKLAAMGVNIDTLTTEQANYLDQWQEGT